A genomic segment from Actinoplanes sichuanensis encodes:
- a CDS encoding HAD family hydrolase, giving the protein MRDRAQALMIDLDGVLRRWDPAPMIAVEVGYGLKPASLLETAMSWDIYRPAMAGEITDAEWMKLVADRLPLEPERAAAAVAEWQSYRGDVDPEVLAFVREVRAGGRKVAIATNATDRLRPDLDTLGLTAEVDLVLSSWELKVHKPAPEYFEQACAQLRVLPKHVLFVDDDDRVIRGARSAGLSGYRWAGPEHVPYLRKVLDLPV; this is encoded by the coding sequence ATGCGCGACCGCGCCCAGGCCCTGATGATCGACCTGGACGGCGTGCTGCGCCGCTGGGACCCGGCCCCGATGATCGCCGTCGAGGTCGGGTACGGCCTCAAGCCCGCCTCGCTGCTGGAGACGGCGATGTCGTGGGACATCTACCGGCCCGCGATGGCCGGTGAGATCACCGACGCCGAGTGGATGAAGCTGGTCGCCGACCGACTGCCGCTGGAGCCGGAGCGGGCCGCCGCCGCGGTCGCCGAGTGGCAGTCCTACCGCGGCGACGTCGACCCCGAGGTGCTCGCCTTCGTCCGCGAGGTGCGGGCCGGCGGGCGGAAGGTCGCGATCGCCACCAACGCCACCGACCGGCTCCGCCCCGACCTGGACACGCTCGGACTCACGGCGGAGGTCGACCTGGTGCTCAGTTCCTGGGAGCTGAAGGTGCACAAGCCCGCCCCGGAGTATTTCGAGCAGGCCTGTGCGCAGCTCCGGGTGCTGCCCAAGCACGTGCTCTTCGTCGACGACGACGATCGGGTGATCCGCGGTGCCCGCTCGGCGGGGCTCTCCGGATACCGGTGGGCCGGGCCGGAACACGTACCGTATCTGCGTAAGGTTCTCGATCTACCGGTTTGA
- a CDS encoding alkaline phosphatase D family protein has product MTAQLLVGPVLRRVDGDRATLWLETSSPAQARVEVDGAGAGSAKTFSAYGHHYAMITVDGLAPDSANPYRLFLDDRQVWPEADSEYPPPVIRTRAADDAAQPVSLIFGSCRKGTPQVSGRWLPPDALDAFSRRLMTDSETRPDLLVLLGDQVYADETSPKVRRFLRARRKNGHQGPTDQVVGFEEYTKLYLESWRDPEVRWLFSTVPSVMIFDDHELIDDWNTSASWRADMAAQPWWRERISAGLASYWIYQHLGNLSPDELAADPLFRKVTEAEDATDLLHEFGLRVDEPGSAENTDVPYQWSFALDIGRTRLVVLDNRCNRVLTPGARAMLPAAEWNWFVNRAHGDYDHLVVGSSLPWLMPPAIHYLEAWNERISESHRRRSAAFGEKVRRTFDLEHWAAFGKSFTALGELFRRLGEGGPEAPGHRVGAGGAYRAPASISVLSGDVHHSYAARADFGHAMATPVYQLTCSPIHNEVPLPLRPLMRVAWWPGVVHAVRALARTMSVRKPALRWKKLAGPYFGNAVGTLRLDGTVASARIEGTTKEGDLHDVVSVDYHP; this is encoded by the coding sequence GTGACCGCTCAACTTCTCGTCGGACCGGTGCTGCGCCGAGTCGACGGCGACCGCGCGACCCTGTGGCTGGAAACCAGCTCGCCGGCGCAGGCGCGGGTCGAGGTGGACGGCGCGGGCGCCGGGTCTGCCAAGACCTTCTCGGCGTACGGCCACCACTACGCGATGATCACGGTCGACGGTCTCGCTCCCGATTCGGCGAACCCGTACCGCCTGTTCCTGGACGACCGGCAGGTCTGGCCGGAGGCCGACTCGGAGTATCCGCCGCCGGTGATCCGCACCCGGGCCGCCGACGACGCCGCCCAGCCGGTCAGCCTGATCTTCGGCTCGTGCCGGAAGGGCACCCCGCAGGTGAGCGGGCGCTGGCTCCCGCCGGACGCGCTGGACGCGTTCTCCAGACGACTGATGACCGATTCGGAGACCCGCCCCGACCTGCTGGTCCTGCTCGGCGACCAGGTGTATGCCGACGAGACCTCGCCCAAGGTGCGCCGTTTCCTGCGCGCCCGCCGGAAGAACGGGCACCAGGGCCCGACCGATCAGGTCGTCGGCTTCGAGGAGTACACGAAGCTGTATCTGGAGTCGTGGCGTGACCCTGAGGTCCGCTGGCTCTTCTCCACCGTGCCGAGCGTGATGATCTTCGACGATCACGAGCTCATCGACGACTGGAACACGTCCGCCTCCTGGCGCGCCGACATGGCCGCCCAGCCGTGGTGGCGGGAGCGGATCTCGGCCGGCCTGGCCTCGTACTGGATCTACCAGCACCTCGGCAACCTGAGCCCGGACGAGTTGGCCGCCGATCCGCTGTTCCGCAAGGTGACCGAGGCCGAGGACGCCACCGATCTGCTCCACGAGTTCGGGCTGCGGGTGGACGAGCCGGGGTCCGCGGAGAACACCGATGTGCCGTACCAGTGGAGTTTCGCCCTGGACATCGGTCGGACCCGGCTGGTCGTGCTGGACAACCGCTGCAACCGGGTGCTGACACCGGGCGCCCGGGCGATGCTGCCGGCCGCCGAGTGGAACTGGTTCGTCAACCGGGCCCACGGCGACTACGACCACCTGGTGGTGGGTTCGTCGCTGCCGTGGCTGATGCCGCCCGCCATCCATTACCTGGAGGCGTGGAACGAGCGGATCTCCGAGTCGCACCGCCGCCGGTCGGCGGCGTTCGGCGAGAAGGTACGGCGGACCTTCGACCTGGAGCACTGGGCCGCGTTCGGCAAGTCGTTCACGGCCCTGGGCGAGTTGTTCCGACGACTGGGCGAGGGCGGGCCGGAGGCGCCCGGGCACCGGGTCGGCGCCGGTGGGGCGTATCGTGCGCCGGCCTCGATCAGCGTGCTCTCCGGTGACGTTCATCACTCGTATGCGGCGCGGGCCGACTTCGGTCATGCCATGGCGACCCCGGTCTACCAGCTGACCTGCTCACCGATCCACAACGAGGTGCCGCTGCCGCTGCGGCCGCTGATGCGGGTGGCCTGGTGGCCGGGGGTGGTCCATGCGGTGCGTGCGCTCGCTCGGACCATGTCGGTGCGCAAACCGGCGCTGCGGTGGAAGAAGCTGGCCGGGCCGTATTTCGGCAACGCGGTCGGCACGCTGCGCCTGGACGGCACGGTCGCCAGCGCCCGGATCGAGGGCACCACCAAGGAGGGCGACCTGCACGACGTCGTCTCGGTCGACTACCACCCCTGA
- the smc gene encoding chromosome segregation protein SMC: MHLKSLTVKGFKSFASATTLRLEPGITCVVGPNGSGKSNVVDAIAWVLGEQGAKALRGGKMEDVIFAGTAGRAPLGRAEVTLTIDNNDGALPIDYTEVSITRRMFRDGASEYEINGNSCRLLDIQELLSDSGIGREMHIIVGQGRLDAMLHAKPEDRRSFIEEAAGVLKHRKRKEKAIRKLDAMGVNLNRLGDLTAELRRQLKPLGRQAEVARRAAGIQSDLRDSRLRLLADDLHTLRTTLDREIADESAMRERRGEVEEENREVQRMLADLEFAHAEDAPLLQAAQDSWYKLSTLQERFRSTEQLATERLRHLAATPDDERPGRDPEMLEAEAERVREQEEELREALTEDQMRLAEAVEHRQEQERLLAAAEGELRAAAKAIADRREGLAKLTGNVNAARARTTSAAEEIERLAIAHEDALMRAEAAQGEVDLVSAESTEADRDNADLDARHDEAVAAHDRAAAVVRELSDTERAAEKDAASWKAREEALAMGLKRKDGAGALLARAGQVPGLLGSLASMLSVRPGHEVALAAALGGLADAVALSGVDEAIEAMRTLKIADAGRADLMVAGSAGPGMRGSLANLRPSLPDGAVWAPEVVDCPEQLRPAVNRALRDVVLVPDLAAAAALIAANGELRAVTPEGDVLGTYAAAGGSAKATSYIEVQAAVDEAKAKRAVAEQTIAEVKEQLGEARAEVAELKQAVAVAAQAKRAAEGERNAAARRLAELGAAARSAKAESERLGASRQKAEAAREADLMRVAELEERLRLAEDTPLDEEPSTEERDRLAALVPQSRQNEMEVRLAVRTAEERVSSIAGRADSLMRQANQERQARERAAARRAARARGAEIARAVAHGAAAALEHVAVSLAAAADRRDRLASERTSREAELQEVRAHAKRLVAELERLTSEVHRDEMARAEQRMRIEQLEAKAAEDFSLDVETLISEYGPDQPVPPTQAEVAQAEKDGKPEPQPAPFHRPTQEKRANKAERDLTLLGKVNPLALEEFAALEERYKFLSDQLEDLKATRRDLLTVVKDVDDRILEVFTSAFEDTAREFQQVFQVLFPGGEGRLILTDPEDMLTTGVEVEARPPGKKIKRLSLLSGGERSLTAVAMLCAIFRARPSPFYIMDEVEAALDDVNLGRLITLFQQLREKSQLLIITHQKRTMEVADALYGVTMRAGVTQVISQRLARDPEE; encoded by the coding sequence GTGCACCTCAAGAGCCTGACGGTCAAGGGCTTCAAGTCCTTCGCCTCCGCCACCACGTTGCGGCTGGAGCCCGGCATCACCTGCGTGGTGGGGCCGAACGGCTCCGGCAAGTCCAACGTCGTCGACGCCATCGCCTGGGTTCTCGGCGAGCAGGGCGCCAAGGCACTGCGCGGCGGCAAGATGGAGGACGTCATCTTCGCCGGTACGGCCGGGCGCGCCCCGCTGGGCCGGGCCGAGGTGACGCTCACGATCGACAACAACGACGGCGCCCTGCCGATCGACTACACCGAGGTGTCGATCACCCGTCGCATGTTCCGGGACGGCGCCAGTGAGTACGAGATCAACGGCAACTCCTGCCGGCTGCTCGACATCCAGGAGCTGCTGAGCGACTCCGGTATCGGCCGGGAGATGCACATCATCGTCGGCCAGGGCCGGCTCGACGCCATGCTGCACGCGAAACCCGAGGACCGCCGCTCGTTCATCGAGGAGGCGGCGGGCGTACTCAAGCATCGCAAACGCAAGGAAAAGGCGATCCGCAAGCTGGACGCCATGGGTGTCAACCTGAATCGCCTGGGCGACCTGACCGCCGAGCTGAGGCGGCAGTTGAAGCCGCTCGGCCGGCAGGCCGAGGTGGCCCGCCGGGCCGCCGGCATCCAGTCCGACCTGCGTGACTCCCGGCTCCGGTTGCTCGCCGACGACCTGCACACGCTGCGCACCACCCTGGATCGGGAGATCGCCGACGAGTCGGCGATGCGGGAGCGTCGCGGCGAGGTCGAGGAGGAGAATCGCGAGGTCCAGCGGATGCTGGCCGACCTGGAGTTCGCGCACGCCGAGGACGCGCCGCTGCTCCAGGCCGCGCAGGACTCCTGGTACAAGCTGTCCACTCTTCAGGAGCGGTTCCGGTCGACCGAGCAACTGGCCACCGAGCGGCTGCGACACCTGGCCGCCACCCCCGACGACGAGCGTCCCGGCCGCGATCCGGAGATGTTGGAGGCCGAGGCCGAGCGGGTCCGCGAGCAGGAGGAGGAGCTCCGCGAGGCCCTCACCGAGGACCAGATGCGCCTGGCCGAGGCGGTCGAGCACCGGCAGGAGCAGGAGCGCCTGCTGGCCGCCGCCGAGGGGGAGCTGCGGGCCGCCGCCAAGGCGATCGCCGACCGCCGCGAGGGCCTGGCCAAGCTCACCGGCAACGTGAACGCGGCCCGCGCCCGGACCACGAGCGCCGCCGAGGAGATCGAGCGCCTGGCGATCGCCCACGAGGACGCACTGATGCGGGCCGAGGCCGCGCAGGGTGAGGTCGACCTGGTGTCGGCCGAGTCCACCGAGGCCGACCGGGACAACGCCGACCTCGACGCGCGCCACGACGAGGCGGTGGCCGCCCACGACCGGGCCGCCGCGGTGGTCCGGGAGCTGAGCGACACCGAGCGGGCCGCCGAGAAGGACGCGGCCAGTTGGAAGGCCCGTGAGGAGGCCCTCGCCATGGGCCTCAAGCGCAAGGACGGCGCCGGGGCGCTGCTGGCCAGGGCCGGTCAGGTGCCGGGTCTGCTCGGCAGCCTCGCGTCGATGCTGAGCGTGCGACCCGGTCATGAGGTGGCGCTCGCCGCGGCGCTGGGCGGGCTGGCCGACGCGGTCGCCCTGTCCGGCGTGGACGAGGCGATCGAGGCGATGCGTACCCTCAAGATCGCTGACGCCGGCCGGGCCGACCTGATGGTCGCCGGATCGGCCGGGCCCGGCATGCGGGGTTCACTCGCGAACCTGCGCCCGAGCCTGCCCGACGGTGCGGTCTGGGCGCCGGAGGTGGTCGACTGCCCGGAGCAGCTCCGACCCGCGGTCAACCGGGCGCTGCGCGACGTGGTGCTCGTCCCCGACCTGGCCGCGGCGGCCGCCCTGATCGCGGCGAACGGTGAGTTGCGTGCGGTCACCCCCGAGGGCGACGTGCTCGGCACCTATGCGGCGGCCGGTGGTTCGGCCAAGGCGACCAGCTACATCGAGGTCCAGGCCGCGGTCGACGAGGCGAAGGCCAAGCGCGCCGTCGCCGAGCAGACCATCGCCGAGGTCAAGGAACAGCTCGGTGAGGCACGGGCCGAGGTCGCCGAGCTCAAGCAGGCGGTCGCGGTGGCCGCGCAGGCCAAGCGGGCCGCCGAGGGCGAGCGCAATGCGGCCGCCCGGCGTCTGGCCGAGCTGGGCGCCGCCGCCCGGTCCGCGAAGGCGGAGAGCGAGCGGCTCGGTGCCTCCCGGCAGAAGGCCGAGGCCGCCCGCGAGGCCGATCTGATGCGGGTCGCCGAGCTGGAGGAGCGGCTGCGTCTGGCCGAGGACACCCCGCTCGACGAGGAGCCGTCCACCGAGGAACGCGATCGGCTCGCCGCACTGGTGCCCCAGTCCCGGCAGAACGAGATGGAGGTGCGACTCGCGGTCCGTACCGCTGAGGAACGTGTCTCCTCCATCGCCGGCCGCGCCGACTCGCTGATGCGTCAGGCCAACCAGGAACGGCAGGCCCGGGAACGGGCCGCCGCGAGGCGCGCGGCACGCGCCCGCGGCGCCGAGATCGCCCGCGCGGTCGCGCACGGCGCGGCCGCCGCCCTGGAACACGTCGCCGTCTCGCTGGCCGCCGCGGCCGACCGTCGCGACCGGCTCGCCAGCGAGCGGACCAGCCGGGAGGCCGAGCTCCAGGAGGTGCGGGCGCACGCCAAGCGTCTGGTGGCCGAGTTGGAGCGGCTCACCAGCGAGGTGCACCGCGACGAGATGGCCCGTGCCGAGCAGCGGATGCGTATCGAGCAGCTGGAGGCGAAGGCCGCCGAGGACTTCTCGCTCGACGTCGAGACCCTGATCAGCGAGTACGGTCCGGACCAGCCGGTGCCGCCGACCCAGGCCGAGGTGGCCCAGGCCGAGAAGGACGGCAAGCCCGAGCCGCAGCCGGCCCCGTTCCACCGGCCCACCCAGGAGAAGCGGGCCAACAAGGCGGAGCGTGACCTGACCCTGCTCGGCAAGGTCAACCCGCTCGCGCTGGAGGAGTTCGCGGCCCTGGAGGAGCGTTACAAGTTCCTCTCCGACCAGCTGGAAGACCTCAAAGCCACCCGCCGGGACCTGCTCACCGTGGTCAAGGACGTCGACGACCGGATCCTGGAGGTCTTCACGTCGGCGTTCGAGGACACCGCCCGTGAGTTCCAGCAGGTCTTCCAGGTGCTCTTCCCGGGTGGTGAGGGCCGGCTGATCCTCACCGACCCGGAGGACATGCTCACCACCGGCGTCGAGGTGGAGGCCCGCCCGCCGGGCAAGAAGATCAAGCGGCTGTCGCTGCTGTCCGGTGGCGAGCGCTCGCTGACCGCGGTGGCGATGCTCTGTGCCATCTTCCGGGCCCGGCCCTCGCCCTTCTACATCATGGACGAGGTCGAGGCGGCCCTCGACGACGTCAACCTGGGCCGGTTGATTACCCTCTTCCAGCAACTGCGGGAGAAGAGCCAGCTGCTCATCATCACGCACCAGAAACGGACGATGGAGGTCGCGGACGCCCTGTACGGCGTCACGATGCGCGCCGGCGTCACCCAGGTGATCAGCCAGCGCCTCGCGCGCGACCCCGAGGAGTAG
- a CDS encoding DUF3492 domain-containing protein, with protein MNPTPSRERICLLTGGGYPYRRDALGGWCRALVEGLRRFRFELLTVTDRELPSAPAYPLPFNVGSAHAAALGRDQGRAERRRGPVPDGAAEAAVLLCRGLLGDETPITAQFADGLRRVSGLCPPGTDTDPLARLPLTDALQEAWRQRQTDAADGTPLPRLSVRDARAAATLLRHALRAVTVPVPEVELVHCVGGTTPLLAALAAHWRTGTPLLLTEARAAVPRQRPGEDRLSPSVRAVLRRFRTAVARTGYTEAELIAPLSTYHHGWALGHGAEPARLVQVPAGVDPREYPGVAEPSETPAVVWAGSGGPDSGLALVLEAFTEVAAAVPGAVLHLVGVTAAHEEHCAEQIERTGLGRTVRLHPLPADPRDRYTVGQVVAHVPGPADPPYRLVEAMMSGRPVVGVDIGPAGETLGDTGILVPAGDPSELAIAIVGLLRAPARRRALGDAARQRALSHFTVDRVVRVYGALYTDLAAPPPATAFELALTVPAPRNTTPATVRWLTRETS; from the coding sequence GTGAATCCGACCCCGTCGCGCGAGCGCATCTGTCTGCTCACCGGCGGCGGGTACCCGTACCGGCGGGACGCCCTCGGAGGATGGTGCCGGGCCCTCGTCGAGGGGCTGCGCCGGTTCCGCTTCGAGTTGCTGACCGTCACGGACCGTGAACTGCCGTCCGCACCCGCGTACCCGCTCCCGTTCAATGTCGGCTCCGCGCACGCCGCCGCGCTGGGCCGGGACCAGGGCCGTGCCGAACGACGGCGCGGCCCGGTACCCGACGGCGCCGCCGAAGCCGCCGTGCTGCTCTGCCGCGGCCTGCTCGGCGACGAGACGCCGATCACCGCACAGTTCGCCGACGGGCTCCGGCGCGTCAGCGGACTCTGCCCGCCCGGCACCGACACCGACCCGCTGGCCCGGCTCCCCCTGACCGACGCGCTCCAGGAGGCCTGGCGGCAACGGCAGACCGACGCCGCCGACGGCACACCACTGCCCCGGCTCAGCGTGCGCGACGCCCGGGCCGCGGCCACCCTGCTCCGGCACGCGCTGCGAGCCGTCACCGTGCCGGTGCCCGAGGTCGAGCTCGTGCACTGCGTCGGCGGCACCACCCCGCTGCTGGCCGCGCTCGCCGCGCACTGGCGCACCGGGACGCCGCTGCTGCTCACCGAGGCGCGGGCCGCCGTACCCCGGCAGCGTCCCGGCGAGGACCGGTTGTCGCCGAGCGTCCGCGCCGTGCTGCGCCGGTTCCGGACCGCAGTCGCCCGCACCGGCTACACCGAGGCCGAGCTGATCGCGCCGCTCAGCACCTACCACCACGGGTGGGCCCTCGGGCACGGCGCCGAACCCGCCCGGCTCGTCCAGGTGCCGGCCGGAGTCGACCCGCGCGAGTACCCGGGCGTCGCCGAGCCGTCCGAGACACCCGCCGTCGTCTGGGCCGGCAGCGGTGGACCGGACAGCGGGCTCGCCCTCGTCCTGGAGGCCTTCACCGAGGTCGCGGCGGCCGTACCGGGTGCGGTGCTGCACCTGGTCGGGGTCACCGCCGCGCACGAGGAGCACTGCGCCGAGCAGATCGAACGGACCGGGCTCGGCCGGACGGTACGGCTACACCCGCTGCCCGCCGACCCCCGCGACAGATACACCGTCGGACAGGTCGTCGCCCATGTGCCGGGGCCCGCCGATCCGCCGTACCGCCTGGTCGAGGCGATGATGTCCGGCCGACCGGTGGTCGGCGTCGACATCGGGCCGGCCGGCGAGACGCTCGGCGACACCGGGATCCTCGTCCCCGCCGGCGACCCGTCCGAACTCGCCATCGCCATCGTCGGCCTGCTCCGCGCCCCCGCGCGGCGGCGGGCCCTCGGCGACGCGGCCCGTCAGCGCGCCCTCAGCCACTTCACCGTCGACCGGGTCGTCCGGGTGTACGGCGCGCTCTACACCGACCTGGCCGCGCCACCCCCGGCGACGGCCTTCGAACTGGCGCTCACCGTTCCCGCGCCCCGGAACACCACGCCGGCGACCGTGCGCTGGCTCACTCGGGAGACCTCATGA